Proteins encoded in a region of the Diabrotica virgifera virgifera chromosome 4, PGI_DIABVI_V3a genome:
- the LOC126883203 gene encoding uncharacterized protein LOC126883203, with translation MAASLVVSLRGQAATVLQFLPQDSPSYDSLVQALETRYGQQHLKQVFQSQLKVRYQKHNESLQEFEADIKRLLHLAYPQAPKDFLEQIGIQAFIDGLHDIEMQQALRLQHHKTLNGALVSAQEFEAAKSISRSRPRLKEIRFREDEQVPTTDNQQPILSQMLNILQNLQQNQQKAQNQNRRCFNCGRIGHLQVNCRSGSQARKEEYNNDVRRSPRSTSRSPSYSPTRNISRDRYVRSRSPTTDHRYSNNSQGNE, from the coding sequence ATGGCAGCTTCCTTGGTGGTGTCGCTTCGAGGTCAGGCAGCAACCGTCCTTCAATTTCTTCCTCAGGATTCACCTAGTTATGACTCACTTGTTCAAGCTTTAGAAACAAGATATGGCCAACAACATCTGAAGCAGGTTTTTCAAAGTCAGCTTAAAGTTCGGTATCAAAAACATAACGAGAGCCTACAAGAATTTGAAGCTGATATTAAAAGATTACTACATTTGGCATACCCTCAGGCACCTAAAGATTTTCTTGAACAAATCGGTATACAGGCATTCATAGACGGACTACATGATATCGAAATGCAACAGGCTCTCCGATTACAACACCACAAAACGCTAAATGGAGCACTAGTTTCAGCCCAGGAGTTTGAAGCGGCTAAAAGTATTTCAAGATCTCGCCCAAGATTAAAAGAAATCAGATTTCGAGAAGATGAACAAGTCCCTACCACAGATAATCAACAACCTATTTTGTCCCAGATGTTGAACATACTCCAAAATCTTCAACAAAATCAACAAAAAGCTCAAAATCAAAACAGAAGATGTTTTAACTGCGGAAGAATTGGACATTTGCAGGTCAATTGTAGAAGTGGATCCCAAGcgagaaaagaagaatacaaTAATGATGTCAGAAGGTCGCCTAGATCGACATCCAGAAGCCCATCATATAGTCCTACTAGAAATATTAGTAGAGATAGGTATGTAAGAAGTCGATCTCCTACAACTGACCACAGATATTCAAACAATAGCCAGGGAAACGAATAA